From the genome of Terriglobales bacterium:
CGTTGCCGTTGGAATATTGGTTGGCCTGGCACCGGACGCCCAGGCGCAGAACGCTGTCCTATCGGCTGTCCCGGTTGCACGGTTGCGCGCGGTTGTACGGGCGCCAAGTATACCGGGCGCGGTCCCGTCTGCGGAGTAATCACGCGGCGGGGCGGTGGAACCGCTGCAGCCGGCTTATGCGCTGTAGGCGGAGCCGATGCAGCCGGAGCCGAAGTCACAGGCGGGCGCGGCACATTCGCTACAACCGGTGGCGCTACCGGCGCAGCCGCTTGCGGAGGAGGAGCAGGCGTAGCGGGTGGCACCGGCGGCCGTTCCGCTGACGGTCTTTCTATAACTGGAGCTACGAACTTCGGCGCGGGCGCTGGCGCAGGCTGCTCAACAGGTGCGGGCACAACGGCGGTGACAGGCTTGGCTGCCACTGGAACTACAGGCTTGGGAGGAACAGGAGGCGCCGGCTTCGCGACCGGCGGCGGTACGGAGATTTCTGTCGTGGCCTTTTTACTGATGGCCTTCAGCACGTCTCCGGGTTTGGAAATTTTAGAGAGATCAATCTTGGTCCTGATCTCATCGGCCACGCCGCCTTTGGATCTCGACTTCTCTGCAGCGGCCTTTTCCACTTCTCCCTGGAAGTGCTTGCGCACGCGTTCAACTTGATCAGCCTCAAGCGAGCTGGAGTGGCTCTTCTTGTCATCAACACCAATCGTTGGCAGATAGTCGAGGATCGCCTTGCTTTTGACTTCCAGTTCTCTGGCCAGATCGTTAATGCGAATTTTATCCATTCCGTCCTGTGTTACTTTCTTAGCGTCGTTGCTTCCTTGTAACTCTTCTTGCTCTACTGGCATTGTGGATCTCTCTCATCTCCGGCCCTTGCCGAGTAGATATGTAGTTTAGCTACGTCCCTAAAAACTCTTGCATTGCTGTCATCTCGCGGCCTTGACCGCGAGAGACCCCTTTAACACTTACTCTTCCGGCTTCTTTTCTTCTGCAGTGGCTTCCGCGTTGGCTGCGTCTGAGCCAGCTTCACCAGCATCGCTGGCCTGAGGCTCTTCTTCCTGGACTTGTTGAACTTGGCCTTCGGCTACCTCGGTTGCCTCTGCTGCCGGAGAATTCTCTACTTCAGCCGGGGCTGCTGTGGCCTCGACCGATTCTTCGCCGGCCGGTGCTGCCGCCTGTCCAGCCTCCAGGCTGGCAAAATAACTGTTGACCGCAAGGCTGATCTTTTCCACCGTCTTGGGTCCAATGCCGGGAATGGCTTCGAGTTGCTCCGGCGTCATATCGGCCAAAGACTCGACTGTGGTGATGCCGGCAGCCACCAGCTTTTCCACCAGGCCTTCTCCCAAATCTGGGACTTGCTCGATAGGCGTTTGTGGTGTGCTCACCAGCGAAGCCATCTGCAGCTCCACTTCCTGGCGCTTCTCTTCTTCGCTCTTGATATCAATCTTCCAACCCAGCAGCTTGGCGGCCAGGCGGACGTTTTGTCCCTTCTTGCCGATAGCGAGGGAGAGCTGACTGTCATCCACAATCACTTCGAGGTGCTTATCGCCGGAGTCGAGCACCGACACCCGGCTGACTTTCGCTGGCTGCAACGCCTTTTCCGCAAAGGTCACCGCATCTTCGTGGTACTCGATGATGTCAATTTTCTCGCCGCGCAGCTCGCGAATGATGGATTGCACCCGCATTCCCTTCATGCCCACGCATGCGCCCACTGAATCCACGTCTTTATCTTTCGACATGACCGCAATCTTGGTGCGCTCGCCGGCCTCGCGCGCGATGGCACGGATGACCACCGTGCCGTCGTAGATCT
Proteins encoded in this window:
- the nusA gene encoding transcription termination factor NusA codes for the protein MASLLYQQIEGLSREKGIDPQIVVNAVEDAIAVATRKNLKTQETLRGALDKETGAIDVYAVKSVVEMPEQVEDANLQVTLEEARKSDPNVEVGGEVRFHRASHALTSPSGLGRISAQIAKQVIFQKVREAERDTVFNEYNDKSGQVVTATVKRIEGPDVIFEVGKTEARMPRKEQSRLESFAVGERVRVVIARVEKASKGPGLIVSRAAPELVQNLFQTEVPEIYDGTVVIRAIAREAGERTKIAVMSKDKDVDSVGACVGMKGMRVQSIIRELRGEKIDIIEYHEDAVTFAEKALQPAKVSRVSVLDSGDKHLEVIVDDSQLSLAIGKKGQNVRLAAKLLGWKIDIKSEEEKRQEVELQMASLVSTPQTPIEQVPDLGEGLVEKLVAAGITTVESLADMTPEQLEAIPGIGPKTVEKISLAVNSYFASLEAGQAAAPAGEESVEATAAPAEVENSPAAEATEVAEGQVQQVQEEEPQASDAGEAGSDAANAEATAEEKKPEE